The sequence below is a genomic window from Saccopteryx leptura isolate mSacLep1 chromosome 3, mSacLep1_pri_phased_curated, whole genome shotgun sequence.
TGGTCACAAGACTGAAAAGAACTGCTTAATTATACAGCGGCTAGCAAAATGGTGAAGCAGTTGgatcaaaagttttaaaaacatctttcagaGATttgtcatctgtttctccactggGGTCATCATCTGGGGTGGGGCTCAGCTGTCCCAGCTGCCTTGACTGTCGTGGATCACTGTACTGGGGTCTAATTAAGCCCGTTAACGCCTGAACAGGAAGGCTGTGCACTGCAGGGCCCTGCGCTGCACAGGAGCTCCTGAGAACATCTGCCTGTGGGTCGGCTGGCCCGTCAACAGTGACTTCCACATCTGGAGTGGTTTTCTGTGGCAGGATTGCTTCTCCAGGGGAAGGCTCATTTTTGTCACTACTTTTTAAACCACCACCTTTTTTCTGGTTCTCTGACTTATCTGTTGCTAGCTCTGGTGTAGATGATGAACCATGCTCTCTAGGGTCATACAAACTGATACCACTGAGGACTGAACTGGGAGTCCCCAGTGAAACACTGGCTGAAGATGAGAGTTTCGGGGCATATGGAGGcaaagccccaggcccagagttgCTGGTTACTGCTACCGAGGGCTGCGGTGCTCCAGGGCTTGACCTGGCTAAGTGAGGGGGTCCCTTTGATGCACGTGACTCCTTTGTACCTGCTTGCTGAGGCGCTGTACTGTGCAGTCTGTGAAGTCTaggatcactttttttttgcagCCTGGGGTCCCCTAATTTACTTGCTGAACTGTGCAAGTCCCCAAATTGTTCCAGATTGCCTTCTCTGTTTGTTGTGTTAATTTTCACTTTGGCTGCTAATTTTGAATCGATGGGCACTGTGCTTTGATGGAGATCACTCTTCTCATTCCACAACCTGCTGAGCCTCTGGTCAGCTATGAGGGGCGGCAGAGGTAAGCTGATTGAAGATACAGGGTCGGGTTTCGGTAAAGGGACTGGAAGTAAGTCTTCCGGAGCCCACACAATGTGTTTTGCAAAGTTGGGCTTGGTGAGTATAATATCCATTTTAATATGACTGAACTGTCTCAACTGCGACCTCGGGTCCTGGAGCACTGCCCCAGGGGGCGAGTCCAGAGGGATTAAGGAAGCCTTCTCTCTCAATTCTCTTTccgtgtcctcctcctcctcttctcctctcttgtGTCTGACATTAGCACTGGCATGTGCATGTAAATCACACTTGGCTGCACCAGCAGAGCCCATGTGCCCACTTCCATGCCCCCTTAGTTTCCTGGGGTCCCACACAAGTCTGAGACCCTGCGCAGTTGCCTCACAAGATTTTCTAATGTCTTGCCTTGGGATGATCCGAAGTCGAGGGTCAACAACCTGGGttcctttactcttttctttAGCAAGTCTTGGATCAGTAGTAGTGCCCAGTTCCAAGGAACATTGTTGCTGATTCCTTAAAgtttcagtctgtttctgtaatgTTTTCAGTATTGACTTGACActgctcccttcttcctcttcactACTGGAATACCAGTTAACAGTATCATCTAAATAcagacaaaaaattataaaaaatgaaacattcagATTTGGCcttaattaagataaaaaaagcacatgttatttctaaaataagtGTAGTCTAACTTCAAGAcaatgtatcatagaaatgcagGGTTTCAACACTGGAACAAGATAGGATGTAGTATGACAATGATCAAATCAGTTACTCTAACTCGTCCAGGAGACAGAGCTGTGACATTAGAACATGCTCTATGTCCTTCCAGCCAGAGAAAGTCAGGGCCTTTCATTCCAATTGGCCAGAGGGAACTCAGAGTGTATGTGGTATAGCAGAGTttggagagaagggaaaatacCCTGGGAAaggaatacagtggtccctcgtctactGCGGGGGTTAGGTTttgcgataggcgaaaatccatgaagtagtgactttatatttattttattatttatatatattttaaggctttataaaccctccccacactcttataaacctttcccacactattattaacctttaccacacttattttgcttattttaccacaaaaataattaaaataataaatattatataaaaatatgtaatatatcacaaaatcccgcaatatagcaaaaaatccacgatacaaaattagatacatactAACAGTTTGTATCTCTTTAATTCAATCAATCCTTAAGCTCTAAATTTATCAAGACAGCAAGAGatagatataaattatatatttggaaagaaaaaacccattaataataacaattaagAAAGCAATGGGAACTGAGGGGTGAGGTGGAGACATTTAACTTATATTTTACTAGATTTTAGATGTTTGACCCATATGTTACTATATTAGTTATTCaagcattaaattaaaaataacaaacaaaatgaacaccCGAAAGTTTATATACTTGACTTTTATGAGACCATTCTGGGCCTAACTCCTAAAGTCTGTTTATCCCTCAGGTGTCAGACACAACATTAAGAAGCTCaactcccggccctggccggttggctcagcggtagagcatcggcctagcgtgtggaggacctgggttcgattcccggccagggcacacaggagaagcgcccatttgcttctccacacctccgccgcgctttcctctctgtctctctcttcccctcccgcagccaaggctccattggagcaaagatggcccgggtgctggggatggctctgtggcctctgcctcaggcactagagtggctctggtcgcaacatggcaacgcccaggatgggcagagcatcgccccctggtgggcagagcgtcgccccatggtgggcgtgctgggtggatcccggtcgggcgcatgcgggagtctgtctgactgtctctccctatttccagcttcagaaaaatgaaaaaaaaaaaaaaaagaagctcaacTCCCAGAGGCCCACTGTCTAGTTAAATAGAAGGTATGATAGGGTGACTTCCTTCCTCTCCATTAAAATACACACAGGCTGACTCTGAgttggtcacacacacacacacactctctctagAATATCCCAGATCAATAAAccattataataaatattctcattttaccCCCTTGTACTGCTTTACTAATGTGATTCTATTACATGGAACACTAGTGTTATACAAGCAGTGCCCATAAAACAAGCTTTGGTATTTAGGGTAGAGATGTAGTTGAATAGAGAACACACAATGGTAAAGATTTTACTGATATCTCAGGATCTGGGAAAATGACTTCTAAacactatctctctttctttcttcaagcTGACCTCTAGGAAGCCTAGAGTGGGGCTTGCAATTCACTTTAAGTATTTCTGTAAAGTAACTTCACTCCTCATAGAATTTGTTACCTGACCCAAATAGGTAACAATTtcatatcaatatattttatagacAGTCAAATCCCTTTTGGAATGAGAATGAATATAGAACAGAAGGAAAGTGGAACAGCAAAGGCCAACAGAAAGCAGATATTAGATAGGAAATTATAGTTAACAGCGTTTTATCAAAGGAAAGATAAGATTTACAAAAGcattaacatttataaaaataaacacacaagaaACCCCCAAGCTGGCCAAGACTTCTCCtgtatacaaaaaacaaaaacaaccctcaTAAAACATCAccaattatataatattatagtataaaattttatatcacaTAGAAaagtcttgattttatttttacgaAAACATaaagctctgtaagattttatAGAAAGCTTACCATTAAAtagttgtttcttaaaaataagttttggcATTTAAAGGAATAAACATAAATTGTATAGGAAATTAAGTTATCAGGAAGCCCTTATTTCCCTGTGATGTTAAATAAGTGAAGAGTTAATGCTAccttatttgaaaagataacaaATAATGTTTATATAATAGCTTATAGCCACCTAGTAGTATACAGTTTTACATAGTTAGTCATAAGTTTTATGTTTAAGAATGGCCAAATATCAATTTTGTAATTCATAAGAACAGTATATAGTCTATGCCCATAAAAATTTCTCTAGTAACTGAATCATTTTAAACTTGGTCTGGAAGTTAAAATTCCTGAACTGGAAGGTGTCCCattccttttctatttcttttcttccaaagCAGAAAGTCTTAATAGCAAATATGTTCATTTAGGCCTCACATTTAATTTCAGATCTAATCATTGATTCAAGTCAAACCCTCTGAATTAATTGCTAATACACCCATGGCACCAGAAACCTGACAATCCCCAAGAGAGGAGCTACAAAGTAAACTGGAAATAGGACAGACAGTTCAGAGGAATTCATTTTTCAAACTTGAACCTATTCAAGATTGTTTCAGGAACTGAGTGATCCAAATAGGTGAGATGCTAGTGAAACACCTGACGTACCTTCTTCCTTGCTGGGTGCCCTGTGAGGATGGGTGCTGCTTGGTTCTTCATCTTCATGGTATTTCTGAGTAAGTCTGACAAAAAGAGCTCTCTGCACCGCAGGGAGGAGTCCTGGTGCGGGCAGGGGGTCTTGGCCCTTCACATTGCTGTTGCCATCACCCCCACTCCCACAGTTAGGTGAGTCCTGAACAATGGGAGGCTGATGCTGAGCAAAGTCACTAGGCCACATCCCATCTACACAcatagaaagagacagacattGATTCAGCCCAAAACTCCACTACAGAGTGCCACTGAGTTATAAGACATTGACACTCTAATAGTAATCACATTTGATTAGTAAATTATGtggttgtaaatattttaaaaagttatctaaagttctattgttaaaaatgtttggttaaatttaaaacatattataaGGTCTCAatttcattacattttatttagctttatttaaaacatactttcttatgcttcaataaaaaataagactttaaatatttaaaattagaaatgagttaTTCTGAAAGGTATACTTACCACTAGAGTTATTGGATGGCTGAAAATTAGGTACAGCATGCTGTGAATAGTAATTATCATAAAACTCAGCTGGGTTTTGTAGGGACTCATAACTGGTGCTGAGCTGCATTTCTCCAGAACCTTGCAGGTGTGATGATCCTGGAGAACAATGATTCTCTCTGGATCCTTTCATCATGTGTTCTGGAAATCCTGGGCAATGGTAGGTACCACTCATACCTTGTGCTGACAAAGGTGCATCTGGTTGAACAAGTACTCCAGCTTGGCTGTGAGAACCTACAACTCCATGTGGACCAGGTGGCAAAGGTGGGCTCTGTGGCACTGGTACACCAGGAGGTCCTGCACATGGATGATGTCCAGGGGAGCCTGGGTGCATCACAGGACTACTATGTCCCTGAGACATATTAGGTCCAGAACCTGGACTGGACCCAGAACTATAGATATGCTGAGGATGCGGGCTGCCTTCCTGAAATTGTGGTCCTGGTGGTGAGGTACTGCTATAAAATGCTGGTGGCCTATAGacagaaagaataatatttaCTAGTTCAAAGAAAAGAGGCGAACAAGAATGCACATTTCTAAATGGATATTAGTTACATGGAATACTCTTGTTTCTAAGAAGCCATTTATTCCATATTATCTATTAACTAAAAGCACCAACATGTGCACTTGCCTTCATTTTAGCCCAGTTTTCTTAATTGCTGTTTATTAATGGCTGTTCTAAAAATTACCCATaattgatattttgaaaaatacagaaagtacAAGGATAAATAAGAACCACCCCAATCCCACCACCCAGAGATAAATGTTTTGACAGGTTCTCTTCTAGTCCTCATTACTGTGGGGAGAAGGTTTCGAAGCTGAGTAAGGGTTCTGTGAAAAAGCCAATGGGAGGCAGTAGAGGGCAGGGACATGAGGAGGAGGTGCACACCAGACAACTGCCATCTCTGCCTGAGCTTACTTGCATGACTAACACAGATACAAGTTAGTCTCTTAATAAGAATTTCTAAGGGGAAAATGCtgccatttttgaaaattttaacttACTTCTTCCCAATCTTATGTGCTAAATCCACAGTAGGTTTTACAACTATTTCAAAAAGAGATGGAATTTTCTTGAAGTCATCAGAAAGATCTGTCTGAAAATCATCTTcaggatcagaaaagggaaagtgcTCTGGTGGGGTTGGCAGGAGCCCCACCCCAGGAGGTGGTTTGGGAAGAGGGGTTATGCCACGCTTCCTAAGTTCTTCTAACTCTCTTTCATCCTCATTTGTGGATTCCTCTTCAGCATTCAACACCTATAATAATTGGCAAAGATTATCACATTAAAACAAACTTTCTTCCTCACATTTAAAACTGTGAAGACTTTAGTAGATTAGTtctattaatagaaaaatattaagttgCAATGGGTCATAGCtaactcattaaaaaattttttaaaactattgattgattttaaaggaacaggaagggaaggggtggggggagagagagagagagatatcaagttgttgttcaacttatttatgaattcattgatttattcttgttatgtgccctgaccggggatcaaatatGCAAGCCTGGCTTATTGGAACCATGCTCTAATTAGAACattgagctaccaggccagggccagctAACTCATTTTTGATAAAGAGAATGAGGTTCAAACAGGTAAAGGATATTTCTCGAAgtatattagcttttttttttttaatacagggacaaagatagagtcagagagagggatagatagggacagacagacaggaacagagagagatgagaagcatcaatcatcagttttttgttttgacaccttagttgttcattgattgctttctcatatgtgctttgaccgcgggtcttcagcagatcgagtaaccccttgctcgagccagcgaccttgggtccaagctggtgagcattttgctcaagccagatgagcccacgctcaagctggcgacctcagggtctcgaacctgggtcctctgcatcccagtccaatgctctatccactgcgccaccacctggtcaggctcaaactaTATTAGCTTTTTAGTGACAGAACAAGGATAAGAATAAAAGAGTCCTAATTCCTAGTCTAATACTTCTGTTTTTATAACACACTGAATTAATGAAACATGAAATAACAAATCCTTGACTTCTCAAcagtttttttataaaatatgattcaaGTCAAATGAATTTGTAAAGAGACCTTACAAATAACCAAGATACAAAAATATTACTCACTTTGTCCAAAAGTTTCTTCGTTTCTTTAGTCAAATCATCATGTGAAAATTTACACTTGTCTCCTTGGTAACATTTTGCTCCACTATGATAGAACTTGCATGGAAattcatgtaaataaaaatgttaaggaaTAGACCAAATAAAATCAAACTCTaatattttaaaccaaaaaaTGTAACTGCTGAATCAATAAGACTCtctaattatatattaaattttctataatcacatcagataatttattctgatattaaatgTTAGTTATgcagcaaaacattaaaaaaatttaaatctcttactctattaaaactataaaacaattttgttttttggtgacagagagagagagagggacagatagggacagagagacaggaaggagaagagaagcatcaattcttcgttgtggctccttagtctcccttagttgttcattgattgctttctcatatgtgccttgatgggggggggggctccagcagagcgagtgaccccttgctcaagccagtgaccttggacttcaagtgacctttaggctcaagccagcgaccatggggtcatgtctatgatcccacactcaagccagcaaccacacactcaagctggtgggtcttccacatcccagtgcaatgctctattcactgtgctaccgcctggtcaggctacaaaacattttttttctttttttttaaattatttattattattttttttttgcatttttccaaagcgggaaacgggaaggcagtcagacagactcccgcatgcgcccgaccgggatccacccggcacacccaccgggggcgatgctctgcccctctggggtgtcgctctgttgcatccagagccatcctagcacctgaggcagaggccacagagccatcctcaatgcctgggccaactttgctccaatggagccttggctgtgggaggggaagagagacagagaggaaggagagggggaggggtggagaagcagatgggcgcctctcctgtgtgccctggccaggaatcaaacctgggactccttcacgccaggctgatgctctactactgagccaaccggccagggcaaaacatttttttaagaaaaatatttaacagtTATGTTTAATGGTTATGTAAGCCCTGTTACtttccacaaaaaataaaattttagatcaACAATTTTTTGTAGCAAGAACTTATATCTCTGAAGAATAGGGGCTTGATATGTCATGTTAAAGTCAAACAACCCAACAACGAGAGCTACAGGCTAGTGTGACCTAAAAGCTAGTCTCATTTAAGGTTTggagacaaatttttaaaaaaatatgttaaaccTACAAGTATGGTGAAAAATACACCATTTTTAGATGGTGTATGTTCAGAGAGAATTCCTGGATGGTTTCAGGAAAATTATTACTGCAGTCATCACACTGAAAAGGTCAAAAGAGGAAAATTACACAGCTATCCTAGCAAGTACAAATGGCAACTGGTAAAATTCAAAATcctcttttgatttaaaaaactcatagttaaataagaatatacttaacttgatttaaaaaaaactgttaaaattataGCCACAAACTAAAGCAAAaggacatcattaaaatgtgtactATGTCTGCTACAATATTTACTATTTAACATTATTCTGAACATGTAgccaatacaattaaaaaaggaGGTAAAATTATTATTCACAGATGGCACGACTGTGGgaaaaaatgtaaagataaaCTGAAAGCTTTCAGAAACAGTTTAATAAGGTATCTGGTTTCTACAGAAATATGTCAAATCTGAAGAAATTGTTCTTATTTCTTGAAAAAGACAAATTTACTATAACATTTTCGTCAAGAAAGGAGGATTGTTCTGCAGCCAAGTCAAATtcagcccctgctccccccatAGCAGGGGCTGGCCCAGATGGCTGCTACAGCAAGCTCCACCACTCATGGGCTCTGGGTTCCTGCCCTGGGACCCGGGGATAAGTTTAGCTGTGGacatgggaaaagaaaaaaaaatagaaaggaggaTTGTTTGCCctactaaatattaaatatacttttaaagagGGGAATGGTCAACTAGCACCGTGTAGCATAGTTGTATAGAAGCTGAACTGTGCACATAGGAAAATGTAGGAACTGGTAGAGGTGCCATTTTAAATCACTGAATATGACACAATGAGTTAACCAATTCGGAAATAATTAGGTCCTTACTGAACAtcatatattaaaatagaatCTATATGAAGTAAAGATATAAATGTTAAGTAAAAATACAACCTTCACAATCATAGCTCaatcacatttttataaaaattagtgTAAATGTATGCATCCACTTACAAACGTTAGCATAGAAAATAATCTGAAAGACTTTATTCCACATTGTTAGCATAATTATTCCTAAAGAGTGAGACTACTTAGAGTTTTTTAAGTTAGCTTGAAAATGATCAAACATATACCAAAGTAGAGAGAATAATACAAGCAGCACTCCCATGCTGGCCATGTAACTTCAACAATTTCATCATCTGGCAATTTTGTGAGATCTATACTCTCCTCACAACTCTCCCTCAAAAACCACTGGTGTGAAT
It includes:
- the ZC3H6 gene encoding zinc finger CCCH domain-containing protein 6 isoform X2, whose translation is MTSRKSQQNKKFKSKEYGEYSTYSDDNFGNYSDDNFGNYSQETEEDFASHLKQYRQAKEPSSIALGSSFSKETGKKPRMKGIQQGIEQRVKSFNVCRGRVLPKKIKCKDRGGRVSKGSSMFSGMDDFQEYNKPGKKWKIMTQEFINQHTVEHKGKQICKYFLEGRCIKGDQCKFDHDAELEKRKEICKFYLQGYCTKGENCIYMHNEFPCKFYHSGAKCYQGDKCKFSHDDLTKETKKLLDKVLNAEEESTNEDERELEELRKRGITPLPKPPPGVGLLPTPPEHFPFSDPEDDFQTDLSDDFKKIPSLFEIVVKPTVDLAHKIGKKPPAFYSSTSPPGPQFQEGSPHPQHIYSSGSSPGSGPNMSQGHSSPVMHPGSPGHHPCAGPPGVPVPQSPPLPPGPHGVVGSHSQAGVLVQPDAPLSAQGMSGTYHCPGFPEHMMKGSRENHCSPGSSHLQGSGEMQLSTSYESLQNPAEFYDNYYSQHAVPNFQPSNNSSDGMWPSDFAQHQPPIVQDSPNCGSGGDGNSNVKGQDPLPAPGLLPAVQRALFVRLTQKYHEDEEPSSTHPHRAPSKEEDDTVNWYSSSEEEEGSSVKSILKTLQKQTETLRNQQQCSLELGTTTDPRLAKEKSKGTQVVDPRLRIIPRQDIRKSCEATAQGLRLVWDPRKLRGHGSGHMGSAGAAKCDLHAHASANVRHKRGEEEEEDTERELREKASLIPLDSPPGAVLQDPRSQLRQFSHIKMDIILTKPNFAKHIVWAPEDLLPVPLPKPDPVSSISLPLPPLIADQRLSRLWNEKSDLHQSTVPIDSKLAAKVKINTTNREGNLEQFGDLHSSASKLGDPRLQKKSDPRLHRLHSTAPQQAGTKESRASKGPPHLARSSPGAPQPSVAVTSNSGPGALPPYAPKLSSSASVSLGTPSSVLSGISLYDPREHGSSSTPELATDKSENQKKGGGLKSSDKNEPSPGEAILPQKTTPDVEVTVDGPADPQADVLRSSCAAQGPAVHSLPVQALTGLIRPQYSDPRQSRQLGQLSPTPDDDPSGETDDKSLKDVFKTFDPTASPFC
- the ZC3H6 gene encoding zinc finger CCCH domain-containing protein 6 isoform X1 encodes the protein MTDCEHAGRGREDGELEDGEIDDAGFEEIQEQESKEDEKQKNEKAYRKSRKKHKKEREKKKSKRRKREKHKHNSPSSDDSSDYSLDSDVEHAESSHKKRTGFYRDYDIPFSQHGHISGSYMTSRKSQQNKKFKSKEYGEYSTYSDDNFGNYSDDNFGNYSQETEEDFASHLKQYRQAKEPSSIALGSSFSKETGKKPRMKGIQQGIEQRVKSFNVCRGRVLPKKIKCKDRGGRVSKGSSMFSGMDDFQEYNKPGKKWKIMTQEFINQHTVEHKGKQICKYFLEGRCIKGDQCKFDHDAELEKRKEICKFYLQGYCTKGENCIYMHNEFPCKFYHSGAKCYQGDKCKFSHDDLTKETKKLLDKVLNAEEESTNEDERELEELRKRGITPLPKPPPGVGLLPTPPEHFPFSDPEDDFQTDLSDDFKKIPSLFEIVVKPTVDLAHKIGKKPPAFYSSTSPPGPQFQEGSPHPQHIYSSGSSPGSGPNMSQGHSSPVMHPGSPGHHPCAGPPGVPVPQSPPLPPGPHGVVGSHSQAGVLVQPDAPLSAQGMSGTYHCPGFPEHMMKGSRENHCSPGSSHLQGSGEMQLSTSYESLQNPAEFYDNYYSQHAVPNFQPSNNSSDGMWPSDFAQHQPPIVQDSPNCGSGGDGNSNVKGQDPLPAPGLLPAVQRALFVRLTQKYHEDEEPSSTHPHRAPSKEEDDTVNWYSSSEEEEGSSVKSILKTLQKQTETLRNQQQCSLELGTTTDPRLAKEKSKGTQVVDPRLRIIPRQDIRKSCEATAQGLRLVWDPRKLRGHGSGHMGSAGAAKCDLHAHASANVRHKRGEEEEEDTERELREKASLIPLDSPPGAVLQDPRSQLRQFSHIKMDIILTKPNFAKHIVWAPEDLLPVPLPKPDPVSSISLPLPPLIADQRLSRLWNEKSDLHQSTVPIDSKLAAKVKINTTNREGNLEQFGDLHSSASKLGDPRLQKKSDPRLHRLHSTAPQQAGTKESRASKGPPHLARSSPGAPQPSVAVTSNSGPGALPPYAPKLSSSASVSLGTPSSVLSGISLYDPREHGSSSTPELATDKSENQKKGGGLKSSDKNEPSPGEAILPQKTTPDVEVTVDGPADPQADVLRSSCAAQGPAVHSLPVQALTGLIRPQYSDPRQSRQLGQLSPTPDDDPSGETDDKSLKDVFKTFDPTASPFC